One Bosea sp. 685 DNA segment encodes these proteins:
- the modB gene encoding molybdate ABC transporter permease subunit: MSDWLSPEEWTAVRLSLVVATTAMLASLPLGLCVAFLLARGRFWGKSLLDAAVHLPLIMPPVVTGYLLLIGFGRRGPIGQFLYDYFGIVLSFRWTGAVLAAAVMGFPLMVRAIRLSIEAVDRKLEDAAGTLGASPAWVFLVVTLPLCLPGIVVGMILCFAKAMGEFGATITFVSNIPGETQTLPSAIYTFTQVPGGEAGATRLTLISIGISVTALFVSEWMARFVGRRIAVE; encoded by the coding sequence GTGAGCGACTGGTTGTCTCCCGAGGAATGGACGGCGGTCCGCCTGAGCCTGGTCGTCGCGACGACCGCCATGCTCGCAAGCCTGCCGCTCGGGCTTTGCGTCGCCTTCCTGCTCGCGCGCGGTCGCTTCTGGGGCAAATCGCTGCTCGATGCCGCCGTCCACCTGCCGTTGATCATGCCGCCCGTCGTGACCGGCTACCTCCTGCTGATCGGCTTTGGCCGGCGCGGGCCGATCGGGCAGTTCCTCTATGATTATTTCGGCATCGTGCTCTCCTTCCGCTGGACGGGCGCGGTGCTGGCCGCCGCGGTCATGGGCTTTCCCCTGATGGTACGCGCCATCCGCCTCTCGATCGAGGCGGTCGACCGCAAGCTGGAGGACGCAGCCGGCACGCTCGGCGCCAGCCCCGCCTGGGTCTTTCTCGTCGTCACGCTGCCGCTTTGCCTACCCGGCATCGTCGTCGGCATGATCTTGTGCTTCGCCAAGGCGATGGGCGAATTCGGCGCGACCATCACCTTCGTCTCCAACATCCCCGGGGAGACGCAGACCTTGCCCTCGGCGATCTACACCTTCACCCAGGTGCCCGGCGGCGAGGCCGGCGCGACGCGCCTCACGCTGATCTCGATCGGGATCTCGGTCACGGCATTGTTCGTCTCGGAATGGATGGCGCGCTTCGTCGGACGCAGGATCGCGGTCGAATGA
- the modC gene encoding molybdenum ABC transporter ATP-binding protein produces the protein MSPLLEIAIEHHLGQFKLDADFTSNGRLTALFGRSGSGKTSLVNVIGGLIRPARGRVLVDGEVLVDTKHGVFVPKHRRRIGYVFQEARLFPHLTVRQNLLFGRWFAPREGRDSIAFETVLDLLGIGHLLERRPAGLSGGEKQRIAIGRALLANPRLLLMDEPLASLDEARKAEVLPYIERLRDEIGIPIVYVSHSVAEVARLATTLVVVDQGAVKACGPTAEVMSRLDVAGLSGAAEAGSILEAEIVGHDTEYHLTSLRTRAGLLQVSRSALPIGGHVRVRILASDVLISLTLPTGVSALNILPGTIAEIGGRRGGAAIELVIDCNGESLLARLTAKSVAALALRQGSQVYAVIKSVSVETS, from the coding sequence ATGAGCCCGCTCCTCGAGATCGCGATCGAACACCATCTGGGCCAGTTCAAGCTCGACGCCGACTTCACCTCCAATGGGCGCCTGACGGCGCTGTTCGGACGGTCGGGCTCCGGCAAGACCTCGCTCGTCAACGTCATCGGCGGCCTCATCCGCCCGGCGCGCGGGCGCGTCCTCGTCGATGGTGAGGTGCTGGTCGATACCAAGCACGGCGTGTTCGTGCCCAAGCACCGAAGGCGGATCGGTTATGTCTTCCAGGAGGCGCGGCTCTTCCCCCATCTGACGGTGCGCCAGAACCTGCTGTTCGGGCGCTGGTTCGCGCCGCGCGAAGGGCGCGACAGCATCGCCTTTGAGACCGTGCTGGACCTGCTCGGGATCGGCCACCTGCTCGAACGCAGGCCGGCCGGCCTGTCGGGCGGCGAGAAGCAGCGCATCGCGATCGGCCGCGCCTTGCTGGCCAACCCCCGTCTCCTCTTGATGGACGAGCCGCTGGCCTCGCTCGACGAGGCCCGCAAGGCGGAAGTCCTGCCCTATATCGAGCGGCTGCGCGACGAGATCGGTATCCCCATCGTCTATGTCTCGCATTCTGTCGCGGAAGTGGCGCGGCTGGCGACGACGCTGGTCGTGGTCGATCAGGGCGCCGTCAAGGCCTGCGGCCCGACGGCGGAGGTGATGTCGCGATTGGACGTCGCCGGCTTGTCGGGTGCGGCCGAGGCCGGCTCCATCCTGGAAGCGGAGATCGTCGGTCACGATACCGAGTACCATCTGACCAGCCTGAGAACTCGGGCCGGCCTGTTGCAGGTTTCGCGCAGCGCCTTGCCGATCGGCGGGCATGTCCGGGTTCGCATTCTCGCCAGCGACGTCCTGATCAGCCTGACGCTGCCGACCGGCGTGAGCGCGCTCAACATCCTGCCGGGCACGATCGCCGAAATCGGTGGCAGGCGCGGAGGCGCTGCAATCGAGCTGGTCATCGACTGCAATGGCGAGAGCCTGCTGGCGCGCCTGACTGCGAAATCCGTGGCGGCCCTGGCGCTGAGGCAAGGCAGTCAGGTCTATGCGGTGATCAAGAGCGTTTCTGTCGAGACGAGTTGA
- a CDS encoding winged helix-turn-helix domain-containing protein, which yields MPETARQKPSALISIRIDLVPIGRLGPGKVELLEAIEASGSISGAGRAMAMSYRRAWLLVDNLNRMFRQPLVEAAPGGAKGGGAHLTPMGREIVAHYRAIESKAMKAAALHIDALRDAAAEPTS from the coding sequence ATGCCCGAAACCGCCCGGCAAAAACCCTCCGCCCTGATCAGTATCAGGATCGACCTCGTGCCGATCGGCCGGCTCGGGCCGGGCAAGGTCGAGCTCTTGGAGGCGATCGAGGCATCGGGTTCGATCTCGGGCGCCGGACGCGCCATGGCGATGTCCTATCGCCGGGCCTGGCTGCTGGTGGACAATCTCAACCGGATGTTTCGCCAGCCGCTCGTCGAGGCCGCGCCCGGCGGCGCCAAGGGCGGCGGTGCGCATCTGACGCCGATGGGCCGCGAGATCGTGGCGCATTACCGGGCCATCGAAAGCAAGGCCATGAAGGCGGCCGCCCTGCATATCGACGCCCTTCGGGATGCGGCAGCCGAGCCGACCTCCTGA
- a CDS encoding xanthine dehydrogenase family protein molybdopterin-binding subunit yields MNDGLIASDTMRMVPAPDDPRSLRRREDQRFLTGTGRYLDDHPVPGELFAAMVRSPHAHARILSIDSAAAAEMPGVRGIYTAGDLDGLHPLPCYIVVKTVDPLIVPPRFPLARERVRHVGDLVAFVVAESREAARDACEQVVVDYDILPSVTELRSALDPQAAQIWPEAPGNLAFRFERGDREAVAKAFASAAHVASCDLVNNRIVAAAMEPRIALGRFDPASGVYSLAISGASVHAIRRELAEGVFGLPLDRIEVSCPDVGGGFGMKNVTYPEYALVLWAARKLARPVHWTADRLDEFTSGVHGRDNLTKARLALDAKGHFLALAVETLGNLGAYVSSLGPGSSTNAPSTAMGGLYDIPAMTMDVRGVFTNTVPIDAYRGAGKPEANYLLERLIDTAAHQLAIDPAELRRRNFIRRFPHRSAFGSVIDCGTFTENLDRVLAAADRAGFAKRKREAKKRGKLRGFGIGCFLETSRGQPNEEAWLSVRRDGAIDMAVGTQSNGQGHETSFAQVAAQRLGLPVETFRLVQGDTALVPRGGGHGGARSLHLGGTALLMAADDLVARALPVAAQLLQVGAGELAFGDGRFRTVAGADGLAKEIDLFTVARHVAESTGAALSSHGDNICDVITFPNGAQVAEVEIDPQTGAVSLERYVAVDDYGRLVNPLLTEAQVHGGLAQGIGQALLEEALYDPDSGQLLSATFMDYAMPRADDIPFFDLEMVEVPTKANPLGAKGSGQAGCIGAPQTVMNAVLDALRPLGVTHLDMPATPARVWRAIRDAQAAAGKS; encoded by the coding sequence ATGAATGACGGCCTGATCGCCTCGGACACCATGCGCATGGTTCCCGCGCCCGATGACCCGCGCTCGTTGCGGCGGCGCGAGGATCAGCGCTTTCTCACCGGCACGGGCCGTTATCTCGACGATCATCCCGTTCCGGGCGAACTCTTCGCCGCCATGGTGCGCTCGCCCCATGCCCATGCCCGCATCCTCTCGATCGATAGCGCGGCAGCCGCCGAGATGCCCGGCGTGCGGGGCATCTACACCGCCGGTGATCTCGATGGGCTTCACCCCCTGCCCTGCTACATCGTGGTCAAGACCGTCGATCCGTTGATCGTGCCACCGCGTTTTCCATTGGCGCGCGAGCGGGTGCGCCATGTCGGCGACCTCGTCGCCTTCGTCGTCGCCGAGAGCCGCGAGGCAGCGCGCGACGCCTGCGAGCAGGTCGTCGTCGATTACGACATCCTGCCCTCGGTGACGGAACTGCGCAGCGCGCTGGACCCGCAGGCCGCGCAGATCTGGCCGGAAGCGCCGGGCAACCTGGCCTTCCGCTTCGAGCGCGGCGACAGGGAGGCGGTCGCGAAAGCCTTTGCGAGCGCCGCCCATGTTGCCTCCTGCGACCTCGTCAACAACCGCATCGTGGCGGCCGCCATGGAGCCGCGCATCGCACTCGGCCGCTTCGATCCGGCGAGCGGGGTCTACAGCCTGGCGATCAGCGGCGCCTCGGTGCACGCCATCCGCCGCGAGCTGGCCGAGGGCGTCTTCGGCCTGCCGCTCGACAGGATCGAGGTCTCCTGCCCCGATGTCGGCGGTGGCTTCGGCATGAAGAACGTCACCTATCCCGAATATGCCCTGGTGCTGTGGGCGGCGCGCAAGCTCGCGCGGCCGGTGCACTGGACCGCCGACCGCCTCGACGAATTCACCAGCGGCGTGCATGGCCGCGACAACCTCACCAAGGCGCGGCTGGCGCTCGACGCCAAGGGCCATTTCCTGGCGCTGGCGGTCGAGACGCTCGGCAATCTCGGCGCCTATGTCTCCTCGCTCGGCCCGGGAAGCTCGACCAACGCGCCCTCGACCGCGATGGGCGGGCTCTATGACATCCCCGCCATGACGATGGATGTGCGCGGCGTCTTCACCAACACAGTGCCGATCGACGCCTACCGCGGCGCCGGCAAGCCGGAGGCCAACTACCTGCTGGAGCGCCTGATCGATACAGCCGCGCACCAGCTCGCGATCGATCCGGCGGAACTGCGCCGGCGCAATTTCATCCGGCGCTTTCCCCATCGCAGCGCCTTCGGCAGCGTGATCGACTGCGGCACGTTCACCGAGAATCTCGACCGGGTTCTGGCCGCGGCCGACCGCGCCGGCTTCGCCAAGCGCAAGCGCGAGGCGAAGAAGCGCGGCAAGCTGCGCGGCTTCGGCATCGGCTGCTTTCTGGAGACGTCGCGCGGCCAGCCCAATGAAGAGGCCTGGCTGAGCGTGCGGCGCGACGGGGCGATCGACATGGCGGTCGGCACGCAATCCAACGGCCAGGGCCATGAGACCAGCTTCGCGCAGGTCGCAGCGCAGCGGCTGGGATTGCCCGTCGAAACCTTCCGGCTGGTGCAGGGCGACACGGCCCTGGTGCCGCGCGGCGGCGGCCATGGCGGGGCGCGCTCCCTGCATCTGGGCGGGACGGCGCTGCTGATGGCTGCCGACGATCTGGTCGCCAGGGCGCTCCCCGTCGCGGCGCAATTGCTGCAGGTCGGGGCGGGCGAACTGGCCTTCGGCGATGGTCGCTTTCGCACCGTTGCAGGGGCCGACGGCCTGGCGAAGGAGATCGATCTCTTCACCGTTGCCCGGCATGTCGCGGAGAGCACCGGCGCGGCCTTGAGCAGCCATGGCGACAATATCTGCGACGTCATCACCTTTCCCAACGGCGCGCAGGTCGCCGAGGTCGAGATCGATCCGCAAACGGGAGCCGTGTCGCTGGAGCGCTATGTCGCCGTCGACGACTACGGCCGGCTGGTCAATCCGCTGCTGACGGAAGCCCAAGTCCATGGCGGGCTCGCGCAAGGCATCGGGCAGGCCTTGCTCGAAGAGGCGCTCTACGATCCCGATTCAGGCCAGCTGCTCAGCGCGACCTTCATGGATTACGCCATGCCGCGCGCCGACGACATTCCGTTCTTCGATCTGGAGATGGTCGAGGTGCCGACGAAAGCCAATCCGCTGGGTGCGAAAGGCTCGGGCCAGGCCGGCTGCATCGGCGCGCCCCAGACGGTGATGAACGCTGTCCTCGACGCGTTGCGCCCGCTCGGCGTGACGCATCTCGACATGCCGGCGACCCCTGCCCGCGTCTGGCGGGCGATCAGGGATGCGCAGGCGGCGGCCGGAAAGTCTTAG
- a CDS encoding ABC transporter substrate-binding protein — protein MFSPSRRSIALALAFTALLGCASRAQTLDTVTVAGWSQPISEITNLLAEPDKGFFKAKGIALDYVPGTGGGSAIQTMLTGKADIAFTDPASLYLALDKGEKLVAIYNIYPQNVFNVVAPKSAGIKGPADLKGKHIGVYSLSSGTRQNLQVLLQQVGLTESDVTIEVTGLLNFAPLIQGQVDATAATDTGLLVGRMKGLPEVDVIEVKDHLNLPSDIFVVTQATYEAKKPLLKRFLAAYRDSAAWMIAKPEEAAKIAVTRAINGRDEALNLEIIKLRNLSTVSPTTDGKGLGHFDPEPMQKGADTFRQLGLIARPIDIGQVVKSDLIP, from the coding sequence ATGTTCAGCCCATCTCGCCGCAGCATCGCCCTGGCGTTGGCTTTCACAGCCTTGCTGGGCTGTGCCAGCCGGGCGCAAACCCTGGACACGGTCACCGTCGCCGGCTGGAGCCAGCCGATCAGCGAGATCACCAACCTGCTTGCCGAACCCGACAAGGGTTTCTTCAAGGCGAAAGGGATCGCACTGGACTATGTCCCGGGCACGGGCGGTGGCTCCGCCATCCAGACCATGCTGACCGGCAAGGCCGACATCGCCTTCACCGATCCGGCATCGCTCTATCTCGCCCTCGACAAGGGCGAGAAGCTGGTGGCGATCTACAACATCTATCCGCAGAACGTCTTCAACGTGGTCGCGCCCAAGAGCGCCGGCATCAAGGGGCCTGCGGATCTGAAGGGCAAGCACATCGGCGTCTACAGCCTGTCGAGCGGCACGCGCCAGAACCTGCAAGTGCTGCTGCAGCAGGTCGGCCTGACCGAGAGCGACGTCACCATCGAAGTCACGGGCCTTTTGAACTTCGCGCCGCTGATCCAGGGGCAGGTCGACGCCACCGCCGCGACCGATACCGGCCTGCTGGTCGGCCGGATGAAGGGCCTGCCCGAGGTCGACGTCATCGAGGTCAAGGACCATCTCAACCTGCCCAGCGACATCTTCGTGGTGACGCAGGCGACGTATGAGGCGAAGAAGCCGCTGCTGAAGCGCTTCCTCGCCGCCTATCGCGACAGCGCCGCCTGGATGATCGCCAAGCCCGAGGAGGCTGCCAAGATCGCCGTCACCCGCGCCATCAACGGCCGCGACGAGGCGCTCAACCTGGAGATCATCAAGCTGCGCAACCTCTCCACCGTCTCGCCGACCACCGACGGCAAGGGGCTGGGCCATTTCGACCCCGAGCCGATGCAGAAGGGGGCCGATACCTTCAGGCAGCTCGGCCTGATCGCCAGGCCGATCGATATCGGGCAGGTCGTCAAATCCGACCTGATCCCATAG